Below is a genomic region from Bacillota bacterium.
GCCAACTAGAAATGTGCTATGCCCCCCTTCTTGAACGCATAAATCGCCCACCCCAGCGTTTCTCGTCCCCACCTCAGATATGCTGTCTTACTCTCACGCACTCGCTTCAGCACGGTCTCCACATCTGGATCATCCCGATGATCACTCGCCCAGGTTTCCGCAGCATACCACTGTAACCCTTCATATCTATCCCAGTCATCCTGGCTGC
It encodes:
- a CDS encoding class I SAM-dependent methyltransferase, with product SQDDWDRYEGLQWYAAETWASDHRDDPDVETVLKRVRESKTAYLRWGRETLGWAIYAFKKGGIAHF